The genomic interval GCGGTCAGCCTCGCGCCGGGCCTCGACGTACTCACCCTCACCTGCGTACTGGCCTGGGACCGACCGCTGAAGCCCCAGCTGCACAAGCGAGTCGCCGAGCGCAACAGCGCTTTACAGTTCGGCTCGGTCACCCTGATCAGCCACGACAAGCTGGCCGATGTCATGCTGCGCTACACCTTCCCGGCGGCCGGTCTCGACGACCAGGCGCTTGCCACCATGCTGCTGCTGGTTCTTTCCGGAGCGGGGCGTGCTCGCCAAGGATTGCTCCTGCCCTGAAGTCCGACCGAGGTCACGAAGGCACGCCGAAAAGGCCGCGCCACGCCCCCAGTTCGTAGCCCCTTCCCGCAGGGCCGGCCATCATCCGGCCTCGGGTTCGGTCTCGCCGTAGGGCATCAAAGTGCGGATGCCTCGCATGAGGGTTTCGGCCGAGACGTCGCCGATGAGCAAGTGCTGCAAGATGAACCCGGGCAGCACGCCGATGATCGCGGCGGCGACGGCTGCCGTGTCGGCGTCTGCCGGGATCCAGCCCGCATCCCGCATCCGCACGGCGTACTCCTGCCAGCAACCGCGGATCCCGGTCATCGCTTCTCTGACGTACCTGCCGGCGTCCGGGTCGACCAGGGCCAGTGCCCAGGCCTGCGGGGCCAGGCGGACCATCCCTTCGGGGCCGCTGTGCGCGATCACATGTTCGGCGATCGCGCCGACCAGGTCGGCTGGAGTGGGCAGCGGTTCGGCGCGCACCTGCTCGGTGATCAAGGCCCGCAACGGCACTGTCGTCTGAGTTGCCAGCGCCGCCACGATGTCGTTCTTCGACTTGAAATACCGATAGACAGCGCCGGCAGACATCCCGGATTCGGCGAATACGT from Nocardia goodfellowii carries:
- a CDS encoding TetR/AcrR family transcriptional regulator, which codes for MPRVSEEHLERRRQQILGAARTCFARKGFYDTSMQDVFAESGMSAGAVYRYFKSKNDIVAALATQTTVPLRALITEQVRAEPLPTPADLVGAIAEHVIAHSGPEGMVRLAPQAWALALVDPDAGRYVREAMTGIRGCWQEYAVRMRDAGWIPADADTAAVAAAIIGVLPGFILQHLLIGDVSAETLMRGIRTLMPYGETEPEAG
- a CDS encoding YbjN domain-containing protein, which codes for MNGGTEMDAPATSEEELQARAGACLSLYDVDVRVDPEGSLGFEYEGALCSLRAVSLAPGLDVLTLTCVLAWDRPLKPQLHKRVAERNSALQFGSVTLISHDKLADVMLRYTFPAAGLDDQALATMLLLVLSGAGRARQGLLLP